In Vibrio kanaloae, the genomic stretch ATACCAAACGTATCCGCCGACGATAGTGTGATGGCGCCACTAAATGTTGAGATAAAAACAGACAAAAACACATTCAAAATGATTGCTTTTTTCATGCTAATGTCTCCTGATCGTTCTGAACATTGGTCGATTTCACTAACAAATATATTAACCAAAAAGGTCCTACTGCTGGTATAAAAAAGACCAGTCCCCAATATCCAGATTTGTTAATATCGTGCAGTCTACGAGCTATTGCGGAAAGCATAGGAATAAAACTTAAAATGCCATAAATGGTGTCAAACCAAGTCGTCATACCCATAGCCATATCAGCCACAATACACCCGACACTCACCAATATATGCACGAGTATAAACATCCAGTATTCTTCACGCGACGAGCGGCCAACAAAATCTAAACTTCGTTTCCAAGCTAGAAAATAAAACTTCATAAATGTCACCTCAATAACGAATTGATGATGACATTTTGCCTCGAAATAAGGGGAGTATACGTCTCAAAACAGGTTTTAGGTCGTCCTTAAACAAGTTTTTGTCTATTTTACATTTTTAATTATATTTCATCGAGTTATCCTTGGTGCAATCCCATTCAAATACCCATTTATTAATCTAGGTCCAGCTATGCTTGCGATTCCCGTTCCATTCATTGTTTCTATGTTGCTAGGGTTATTGGCGATAATACTTTATGCCCGACTCTCTCAACAAACTAAGGTCGCAAGCATGTTTTTAGGGCTGTGCTCTGCCACTACCGCGATGGTTGGATTACGCTGGACATTTGGACTTGAAATTTTCAGCATCGCACAACCTATTCTGGCTTCCACAATTCCTGTTGCAGCGTGGTATGCGTTTGCGCATGCAAATCGAGACCTCGGCTTCTTACCTATTAAACACTTTGTTGCACCATTACTCGTTGTTGTGAGCTCTATAACTCAACCCTGGTTAGCACTTCCATTGGATGAAATACTTACTTTAACTTACATCATTTATGGAATTGCACTTCTCCGCTTTTCGTCAACAGAAGCCGCACTGATTAATGTCTCGTTAGGAAATTGGGAAGGAGTAAAAAAAGCAGAGAGTATTGCGGGGTGGGTACTGATATTTTCTGCATTTGTAGATACATTCATGTCGTTGGATTTAACTTTTAACCAAGGCGAACTGTCACTCTATATACTTACTGCTGCACATTTAGTTCTTTTGCCCGTGCTATCGATAGCTGTCGTCGTGACAGGTATTAATACTCCTATAACGAATGGGGAAAAGTCCAAAGAAATGAATGGCGCTAATGATGAGCCACTAAGTTCTGCATTAATGACCAGTGAACGGGCTGAAGAAATCACTTCTATGTTAGATAGCAAGATTCGCCAAGACTCTCTTTACCTAGACCCTGAACTCACTCTTTCGAAATTGACACGAAAGTTAGGTATACCAGCAAAGCAAATTTCTATCGCAGTCAATCAAGTTCATAAAAAGAATATTTCTAAACTCATCAATAAGTATCGTATAGACCATGCCAAACATGCTTTGATTACGTCTCAAGGCACTATTACTCAAGTATTCATGAATTCTGGTTTTCAGACTAAATCCAATTTTAATCGGGAGTTTTCAACAATGACTGGAATGACACCAAGTGAATACCGGAAAAGCAAAGAGAAACACAATAAGTAAAATTGGCGCCAAGTACCAGTAAGCGTCTTCTTACCCCTTTTTTGTAAGCCTAAACGTTAAGTTCTGCACATCTCATCAAGGGACACCGCGCTACTTCACTTTCACTCGGTAAAGCGGATTTACGGACTTATCAACAAAATACGACCAGATATGATCATAAACTGCATGCTGATTAGGAAACGGCGCTAGCACTTTAGCTTCCTCTAAACTACACCAGCGGTACTCGGTATGCTCATGGTTCAGTTCAACCGCCTGATTGGGCGGGCATAACACGGCAAACACTGGGATTAGTTGAATCACATTGACGTCCGCCTCGTAGAACTGTTCTAGGAACTGCGCATTATACAGAGCTTCCACTGCGATTTTGGTTTCTTCTTCAAACTCACGAACAATGGCCTGACAGCCAGTCTCACCCACTTCGATTGAACCAGCAACATGGCACCAAAAACCGCCCTTCACACGCTTCATTAATAGCATTTTCGTTTGGCCGTTGATTTCAGAAAGAGCGACACCTGCCACGATGGAAGTATTTAGTGGGATCATAACGTTACCTTAGTTACACAAGACATCGGTAAGGCTACCACCCTTCGTTTATTAAGTTGTCTTCTATAATAAAAAACGAGAAGTCACTCATCCATTTATGAAGCTCAAACCGTCACTCGAAAACTTGGAGTGACGCCTCACAACAGTGGTATCCAATAATTGAACCATTTCTTATTTGTGGCGCTTTTCGATAAAGAGTAGAATCGCCGCCTTGTACCGTGTTGAAGGCTTTCTAGTAATACACGGTAGACTCACTACCCATTACACGACGATATAAGTATTAAGACGACAATATGCACTCACCAAAACCAACGCACGCCTCAGAAAAAAGCCACAACCCTGAGCATTGCTTCACTCGCTTTCAACAGCCGATCGAGTCATATTCGTTGCCTGAGCGTTTCACGTTCCCATTCTATTACGAACCACACCCACTGTGTGAAATCGCCTCTCACCAACTTCAACAATATTTAGAAACACAAACCGATTGGCAACATGATTTCGGGCTAGATTCTGACGTGGGTCGCGGTAAAATGTTTGGTGTATTGTTGGTGAAAAGCCCAGAAGATGAGCTTGGTTATTTCTCTGCATTTTCTGGTAAAGTCGCCGACCAAAACCTACTGCCCTATTTTGTACCGCCTGTATTCGACATGTTGAGCAGCGACAGCTTTTTCCATCAAGACACGGCCGACATGATGGCTGTGAATGCGAAATTTAAAGCGCTGCAAGTCAACACTGAATATCTCGAATTGTGTGAGCTGTTAGCACAACAGAAAGCACAGGCAGAACAAGAGATCGAAGCGCAACGCTTGCTGATTATTGAAGGCCGCAAAACACGTAAAGAGCAACGTGAACAAGGCAAAGAAAACCTTGATGAGCAAGCTTTCGAACAGCTAAATAACGAGCTAAACAAAGCCAGTGTTGCCGGCAAGAATCAGCAGAAGTATCTTAAGCTCAACTGGGAACAAACTCTGAATGAGCTTCAAGGCAAAGTTGACGTGTTTACGACTCAATTAGCAGAACTCAAAGAGCAAAGAGCACACCTTTCTCATCAGCTTCAACACAAACTATTTTCACAATACGCTTTCCAAAATGCGGAAGGCAATGTCGAAGATCTAAACCAAATTTTTGAAAACATGCCGAATAAGATTCCACCTGCCGGGTCTGGCGAATGTGCCGCGCCAAAACTTCTGCAATATGCATATCTGAATGGCTATACGCCACTGGCACTGGCTGAATTCTGGTGGGGTCGCTCACCAAAATCAGAAATCCGCAAACACAAAAAATACTACGCCTCTTGCCAAAGCAAATGTGTTCCAATTTTAGGCCACATGATGAAAGGTCTAGAAGTCGATCCCAACCCATTGCTAGAAAACCCTGCTGAAGGCAAAGACCTCGATATCTTGTTCCAAGACGATCACATCGTTGTGGTACACAAGCCAGCCGGTTTCCTATCTGTACCGGGCAAAACGATCAAAGATTCGGCCTACACTCGTGTTCAAGAAATGCACCCCGATGTTGAAGGGCCATTTGTTATTCACCGTTTAGACATGGCGACCTCTGGTATTCTGATATTTGCCCTCACACGACGTGCGAACAAAAGCTTGCAGAAGCAGTTCATTACTCGTGAAGTCGAGAAGCGATATGTAGCAATGATTGAAGGCGTTCTGGCAGAAGATGAAGGTTATGTTCGCTTGCCATTGCGCGGCGATTTGTACGATCGTCCTCGTCAAATTGTCTGCTTCGAACACGGCAAACCTGCTGAAACCAAGTGGGAAGTGATTGAGCGAAACCAAGAAACCACCAAGGTTTATCTGCACCCGAAAACTGGCCGTACGCACCAATTGCGCGTTCACTGTTCACACGAAGAAGGGCTTAACATGCCTATCGTTGGTGACGGCTTGTATGGCAACAAAGCTGACCGATTGCACTTACACGCTGAAAGGCTTGCGCTGCATCACCCAGTCACCAAAGAGTGGATGGAGTTCCAGTTCGACGCTGAATTCTAAGAGTTCTTGTTAATACCAAACTTTAATTAGGGGGGCCACGCCGTTTGTGGCTCTCCTTCTCACGCTCTCCACTATTCTCACTCCCTTATTTCTCCTACCTCTTTCGGATATATCGCCACGCTTATTGCACTACATCAAGGTTCACTTTTTCGTGAAGAGTAGGATGCTCCTCTTCTTCTTTCCTTTTGGTATGTCATCAACTGCTTTGAATTTACAATCCAACACACAAACCCCTTCAGTGACCGCGCCTCAAGCACTAAGCTTGAAACCACTCACCAACAAGAAGCCAGACTTAAACTCGGCGATGTTGAATCTCATTGAAGAAGTGAAAAACGAACTCCCTCTTTACGAGTCAGAGACGTTCATTTGTGGGCCAAAAGGAAATTGCTCCGGTTGCTCTAAGAAATTATTGGAGATGGTCGACAGTGAGTTGATGTACTGGGAACACAGTATTTCAATCGGACAAGGGCCAAACTTCGAAGAACTGCGTCGTTTTGGTAAACTATGCAGCAGCGTAAGACGCGGCTTAGAACGCAATGGCTTGGTAGAAAAGCGTCCGAGAGGTAAATAACAGCGTTCTCGTTGGAGGTTATCCAGCAAGGCTATATTGAGAGTCATACAAAAAGCCACTCATATCGCTATGAATGGCTTTGCCTTTGCTAAGCTATATTTAGCTCTACATCAGTTACCTAAAAGAGATCAGTACTTAACTTGGTAATTCAAAGTATAAGTACGACCACGGCCTTTGTAATCGTAAGCTGCAGCATCGTAGTGAGACGAGTATACAATTTGTGCGCGCTGACCCCAGATCGTTGTGTAGTCTTCGTTAAGTAAGTTTTGGATACCAAAACCTAAGCTACCGACAGGTAATTGGTAAGAGCCCACAAGATCAAACACAGTGTAACCATCCAGTTTGTTTTGAGAGTCATCTTCGTAATCAAACATAGTTTGGCTTTGAAGTTTAAGCGCGAGCTCTGAATCATACCAACCAGCCCATGCTGTTGCTTTTGACGTGCTCGCTTCTCCAGCGGTCATATCTTTCCAACCATCGTCGCCTTTCACTTCTGAAACAACGTAGTGACCTGAAGCCCCCAGTTGAACGTTGTCATGTACCCAGTAAGACGCCATCGCTTCTAAACCGTAAACACGCTTTTTATCATCCAACTCTTCAATAAGCAGTGTCTGCTTGTTGTATTTAACCGCTTTATCCGAGTGAGAGTAATACGCTGCAGTTTGAAGATTCAAATCACCGTTATCTAAGCGATAACCAAGTTCAACACTATTGGTTTTGATGCCCGACATTTTTGAGTTGTTAACATTAATACTGTCGTTTAATTGCCAGTTATCACCAACCAACGTGTAGTCACCTTGGCCGTAGTATTTCGCAGGATCCGCAAGGTCAAAACCTTGAGAGAAGTTAGTCCAGATTTGAGACTCATCATTGAGGTGATAGATCGTACCCAAGTTAAACAACCCAACACTGTAATTCGTTTCACCACCCGGTACTGAGTCGGCTGATGTTCCGTTGCCTTTAGCTATCTGACCCTGTTGCTTATATCCAACAAAATCGTCAATCTTATTGACCATATATTGATAACGGAAACCACCTTCGACACTCCAAGCATCAGTAATCGAGTACCCGGCTTGCACAAAGCCCGCTACAGAACCAACCTCAACGCCAGGATAACGACCTATTTCAGCGTAAGTTTGGTTAACTAGATTACCAGAATTATTGGCTATCGTTGGATCATAAAGTGCTTGGTTGCTCTCTAAGGTATCTTGATAAGCATCAATACCATAAACGATGTTAAACTTGTTAAAACTCTTCGCTAAGGCTGTTTTTAAAGAGAAAACATCCGTTATTTGTTGACCTGAAGATTGATAATAAGGCGTGTAGGTCTGATCTTCTTTACGGTAAGACGCTTCAGCAATAAGTTGATGTCCTAAGAACTGGTCATCAACGTAAGACGCACTTAACATCATACGCTCGGTGCCATGTTCACGGTCAGAATAAAAACCTTTTCTCACATCCACAAATTTATTGTTAACGATGTAAAGTCCATAAGGTGAATCTTGTTGGCTGTCGTAGTATTGAGCTAACAAGTTCAGCTTCTTCGTCTCAGAGATATTCACACCAACTGTCGTCAAAAAATCAACCGTTTGGTTAAACTGTAACGAACCCTGAGAAATATCAGGCGTTACGATGTCGCCGTCAGCATCAAAGAAACCCTGGGTTTCAGTGTAAACCACAGATGCACGAGCAGTAACCTTATCGTTACCACCAGAAACTGATTGACCCACTTTGTAATCAAAGTCTTCACCTGAATTAAAGCCTGATGAACCTCCCACATACGATTCAAACTCTAGCCCTTCACCATCCGCTTTTTTGGTAATGATGTTGATTACACCACCAGACGCACCCGCACCATAGATCGAAGTAGCACCCGACAACACTTCAATACGATCAATGTTAAACGGGTCGATCGAATCTAAGTGACGACTGATTGGACGTGAAGATTGTAAAGATACACCATCAATCATCACGAGCATCTTACGTCCACGTAAGTTCTGACCATAGTTAGTACGAGCACCACTGCTAACGTCTAACGACGGGATAGTTGCCGAGAGAATCTCGCCAAGTGACTTACCACCACGAAACTCCTGCTCAATTTGCGCCGAATCGATATACCAAACAGTGCCTGGGATATCACTGATCGCTTTAGGAGTGCGACTTGAAACAACGACCATTTTTTCTTCAGTTGTTGTTTGTTGAGCTTGGGCTGGGAATATTGTGCTTGCAGCGGCAACCGCTAAAGCAACAGTCGATAGTGGAAAACTTCCTTTTTTAACGTTCATTTTATTCTCTATTTTTATGGAGAGAAGGCTCCAAAAACCATCAAGGCTTATGTGATGTCCTTCATTATTACTTTGCTAAATAAACCAATGTCATCATCACCCATCAGGTGGTTCACACATGGCTTAAATTCTTAAATCATGGCTTAAGCAGACAAGACAATACCAATTGTCCAAAACAACAAAGCCATTACGTATCAAATGCACTATTTAATAGAGCTCAATTCGGACAATGTGGAAGAGCTCAGCCATTCAATCATCCCGGGGCCAGAATCAATATCAAACAGAAGCTCACCCGCTAAGCTATTAATAATCTTTGCACTGCGCCACGCCATCAAACTTAATTGAGGCTCGGCAATACCATGGCTATGTATTCCAGCATTCACCGCAAAAATCTTGTTGGTTGCTTGACCTTCCCACTTAAGTTCAAAGTCTGGTGTCATTTGGTAACGATTCTGTTCGTCCATGTCCAACAACGGAAAGATCGAGCTAAGGCAACTTGGGTTAGGAGATTCAAAGCCTGTCGCGAGAATCACGATGTCGGCTTGATGCGCTTCCAGACACTCACCTAAGGCATTACTCACCATCAGTTTGAATGCCTTATCGTGCTCAGAGATGTGAGTAAGAGTTCGGTGAGGAAGTAGTTTTACCCATTTGTCTTCTTTTAGAACATCAAAGCGGTAATACAATTCTTGATAAATAGTTAGCAACGCTTTCTGAGTAATACCATCAGAAGTCAGCTTTTGGTTCGCCACTTCTTGTTGCTTAACCTTAGGAGACAGGTTAACAAAAGCATCGACATAATCAGGAGCAAAGAACTCATTCGTAAAAGAGGCTTCATCCAAAGGTTGGTAATTCGCACGTCGAGACACCCAATCAAGTGACTTAGGCTTACCCCATTTGTGCTGGAGTGCATTGAGGAATATGTCGGCCCCACTTTGTCCGCCACCGATAATCATCACACGTTTATTGGTAAAATCTCGCTCTCTTAAGCCCATTTCAACAGCATGAAACACGCGCTCACCAATGTGTGGTTTCGCGCAATCTGGAATGTAAGGTACCTTGCCTGTACCTATGCAAAGATTCTTTGCCTGATAGATTCCCTGATTGGTATGTACATCAAAGATGCTTCCCGTGAACTCCACATGCTCCACTTTCGTTGCAAATTGAACGTTGTTGAGTTGATGCGCCGCCCAGGCTAAATAATCGGAAAATTCGTGGCGACTGATACACTGAAGTTCTGCAGAAAGAAAGCGGTAAAACTTCTTGTTCTTTACTAAGTAAGACATAAATGAATATGGACTTTCTGGGTTAACAGCAGTGACTAAATCTTTCAAGAACATAGTCTGCATATTGGTATTGTCTAGCAACAATCCAGGGTGCCAAACAAAACTATCTCTACCTTCAAAAAATTGTGCATTGATCTGAGGTTTGTCAGCTAATAGTGCTGCAATGCTGAGGTTAAATGGGCCAACCCCAACACCTGCTAAGTCAAGCCTGACGTTATTAACGTGTTCCATTCGAACCATCCTTTTGGGTTGATTAATGCGTCTTAAATTAAGCGCAAAATTTATAGTTATAATGTTGTGAGGTTTACGATTTACTTAATTGAGCCGTCACGAGTGGGTTATCCAACATATCATCCATATCTGGTAGCATTCTTGACGCGCTAGAGTCTGTACTGTGTCGGAACTTCGCTAAATTGAGTCCAATTCTTAGTATTCGGGGTTTAAACAAATCGAATTTGGTAAACCGATGCTGATACTCAGGATGCTCTGCCATATAAGCTTTAAGCCGATCGCCGAGTAATTGATAAAATTGCGCTTCCGAGTAGCCTAACTGAGCAACCAAAGGGGAAATAAAGCGTAATGTTGTGACAAAGTGACCCGTTTGCAGATCATGAATGATCAGATCTTCCGGCAAGCGCACGGTGACTTGTTTTACACCTTCAGCCAATGAGGCTTGCTCAGGGTAGTCACTCTCAACTAAGCGCATGTCCCCTTGAAAATCTTTAAGCAAAATGCGTTTTGGCAATGCGTTTTCTAAAACCAAAGTGACGTTCTGACCATGTGCAATCAATGAAACGCCGTATTTACACAACAGGTGGTAGTACGGGATCACCACCGCATCAAACATTTTTCCTAACCATTCTTGAGGTGATACACCTGAGCGTTCAATGTACTCCGCGATCAGCGGTTTTCCTTGATTATCGGTTTCCATTAACGCTGCCATCAAAATGGCACTTTCGTTATCGTTGAGTTTCGACGCTGCAGATTCTCTCCAAATCACACCCAGTAATTCTTGGTAACGATAGGGCGCATCGGTCAACCATCGATAGTCGGCTTGGGCCGCATAAGCTGAAGCGGGTTCTTGTAAAACCTCTGCCTGCTTGTAGCTCAATAAATCATCGGATTTAAAAACAGAATCCATCCAATCAGAAGCTGTTGGGCCCGCTAGGATATAACGCCCCGGAATACCTCGATAACAGGAGGTGTTCATAATGGTCAGAGGTAACTTGATGTCGTAACTATTTGGTCTTGTCGCATTACTCAACGTGCGCAATGAGAGTTGAGGTAAGAATTGGTCGCCAAACTCGCCGATATAAATCAGAGCCTTACTAGCCATCTCTTGAACAAACAACAGGGATAACTTCTTACGCCATTGCCACGGATGGACAGGCACATAAGTATAATTATCAATATCCACATTCAATGCTGAAACAATGCTGTCCATCTCTTTAAGATCACGTTCTTCAACGGACCCCGTAAGCAGCTGCTGCCAATTGACACTATCACTCGTCGCGATCTGCAAAATCGAATCATGAACAGCAACCCAACCCAACTGAAAAGTGCATTCAGCCTCTGGCGCATAGATATTAAGATCATCACTTCCCCAACCTCGTCTACCCTTGTTAAAAGCAAATTTAGGGTGTCCATCAAAGTAAGTTTGCTGCTGTTCACAAGGTAGAAAAGCCAAATCTCGAGCCGTCATAGACTCCTTACGTAGCATCAATTTGCAATCACCTAACAAGGTTGTATTAAGATCTTCTAAGTGCTCAGCAAACGCATCGTCTGGCATATTTAAAAGAGGCTGGAGGTCTCTCATCAATAACGCAGCAGACAAAGGGGTAGACGACTCCTGATCTGAATATCGACAAATAGACGTAGGATCAATAACAACCTGCCCCCAAATGTTTTCTATCCCTTCAAAAAAATAAGTGGTGTTATTTATCAAGCTAAGTGAGTAGCGTCCTAAGTCAAAATCAAAACGAAATGCTTGCTCATACGCGAATTCACTCAAGATTTTGGCGACAAGCTTGTGATTGGTGATGGACCAATATTTGTGTAGTGCGATCTGTTCCATCACCATTTCTCCGCAAAAAAACGGTCTCTATCCAGCATTAACATGGCTGAACGCTTATGAGGAAAATTGAACTCGAAACATTTTTCGTACCCCATAGGTATAATTCGATTAAACAGACGTTCATTGTCTGCTCTTGGTTCTAAAACAATACGTTGTGTTCGTACTTCATCAATAAACAAGTAGTGACTGATCGCTCGCATCCAAGCATTAAAGAATGTCGGGCCTCGGTATGCTTGCTCACCGACGAGTAGATGAATCCCGCGATCAAAATCTTGTACCTCGTAATAAGCACTGAGTCTGTCTTCAGAAACCCAATATGCTTCAATGTATCCAAAGGGTTGGCCATTAAACTCACCAATCAGAGGAATAATATGAGGATCCGCCAATCGTTCTGTAAGAAATTCTGCTAACTTCTCTTCGCTCCATGCTTGCTCCCAGAAATTCGCGACTCGTGGGTCGTTCATCCAGCGAGTGAATCGTGCTATATCTTTGTCTAACTCAACTACACGAAAGCTAACGTCAACATTCGCATCAAAGTCATATCTTTGATACACGCCCCCTTCCGGCATTGGCGGCCTGGAAGGGTGATACCGATAACGGTTGTCCGACTGAACTAAATGCTTTGGGAACAAAGATGAAGTTTTGTGACGGTGCCACGACATTGGAGATTGATAGAATGCATGACGGGACAGCGCACCGTCGATAATTGGTAATTCACGCTCGAGTAAGCCAACAACTACTTGATCATCGCTTTTTAACTGCAGATCTTCGATAGCTTTATGTTCACTAAATAACTGATCCAACTCTATGGTTAACAATGCCAAAGTATCAGCATTCGCAAAGTCATTACCTTGAACCGTTAAATTAACCTCAGGTAACTCCTGAGAGTTATAAACGAACATTTTGAAATCAGGCATGTGCTACCTCTTTAACTCGTACAAGGGGGTTTGGCATATCGAAGTAGATAACAGCAGGATCTGGGATAGAGTTTTCATTGAAATTTTGCAAATAGCAGAAGAAATTACCCTTACAGCAAAGTGTTTCGCTGGTGAGTACATACCGCAGACATCGATCATCTTTCACGCCAGATTGAAGTAATAACGCGAGTTTTTGATTTAATATTTCAATTAATTGCGACTCTTCAACATCGAGGCTAGCGCAAATGGCAGACACAAGGTTAAAGGTTGAGTTAATGATCAAATAGTAAGCAAAATAACGCCTTACTTTCTCTTGGCTCCAATAATTTTCTAACGCCTCTTTTTCATCCCCTAACTTGTCACCAAACAAGGTGAATGCCAGGTCGGTATAACCCGTTCCTTGGCAATCACGGTAGTACATCCCTACCGGAAAACCCTCTTCGAGCTGCATAACAATATTTTGTTGGTGAGCAAGAAAAACAACACCCAAATTCGCTTGTAGGTGAAATAGAGGTACAACCGCATGGTCGCAATAAGCTTCAAACCATTGTTTCGCCACCACGACGTCAGACTTTATTTGTTGGCCGGCATAATGACGAATACGCTCAGAAACCAAGCTTGTACCCGAATCATAAGGGTTTTGCTGAGTTAATGTCGCGAGAACTACGGCTTCTTGGTTGGGCGTGTTCACTAATGGGTTATCTCGAAAAGCGACCAAGCTTTCATCAATAACATTGCCATCAATGTTCTTTAGACCGATATAGGCAGGCTCTTGCATCACTTGAAAACCATTGACATGGCCGACTTCGCAAGAAAGTTCCGGTTGTTGGAACAGCTCATTTAGTCGCGTACCACGAATGACTTCTTTCAGCGATAAATTACGAATCGAGTTGGTTAACTTCACGCTCAATGAAAACTTCAACATATAAGGCAATGATGGTGCGTATAGAGAGCGCGTCGATGACGTTGGATACCAAGTCACACCGATTTGACCAAGGTTTTCAACTTGCCCTGATGCCAAATAGTTTCGTACTGACAAATTATCGCTCATCACCTGCCATTGCCATGGATGAACCGGTAGTAAGCACTTACCTTTAGTTTTAGCCTCAACAGATAAGTTAGTTA encodes the following:
- a CDS encoding NUDIX hydrolase codes for the protein MIPLNTSIVAGVALSEINGQTKMLLMKRVKGGFWCHVAGSIEVGETGCQAIVREFEEETKIAVEALYNAQFLEQFYEADVNVIQLIPVFAVLCPPNQAVELNHEHTEYRWCSLEEAKVLAPFPNQHAVYDHIWSYFVDKSVNPLYRVKVK
- a CDS encoding helix-turn-helix domain-containing protein, encoding MLAIPVPFIVSMLLGLLAIILYARLSQQTKVASMFLGLCSATTAMVGLRWTFGLEIFSIAQPILASTIPVAAWYAFAHANRDLGFLPIKHFVAPLLVVVSSITQPWLALPLDEILTLTYIIYGIALLRFSSTEAALINVSLGNWEGVKKAESIAGWVLIFSAFVDTFMSLDLTFNQGELSLYILTAAHLVLLPVLSIAVVVTGINTPITNGEKSKEMNGANDEPLSSALMTSERAEEITSMLDSKIRQDSLYLDPELTLSKLTRKLGIPAKQISIAVNQVHKKNISKLINKYRIDHAKHALITSQGTITQVFMNSGFQTKSNFNREFSTMTGMTPSEYRKSKEKHNK
- a CDS encoding RluA family pseudouridine synthase — translated: MHSPKPTHASEKSHNPEHCFTRFQQPIESYSLPERFTFPFYYEPHPLCEIASHQLQQYLETQTDWQHDFGLDSDVGRGKMFGVLLVKSPEDELGYFSAFSGKVADQNLLPYFVPPVFDMLSSDSFFHQDTADMMAVNAKFKALQVNTEYLELCELLAQQKAQAEQEIEAQRLLIIEGRKTRKEQREQGKENLDEQAFEQLNNELNKASVAGKNQQKYLKLNWEQTLNELQGKVDVFTTQLAELKEQRAHLSHQLQHKLFSQYAFQNAEGNVEDLNQIFENMPNKIPPAGSGECAAPKLLQYAYLNGYTPLALAEFWWGRSPKSEIRKHKKYYASCQSKCVPILGHMMKGLEVDPNPLLENPAEGKDLDILFQDDHIVVVHKPAGFLSVPGKTIKDSAYTRVQEMHPDVEGPFVIHRLDMATSGILIFALTRRANKSLQKQFITREVEKRYVAMIEGVLAEDEGYVRLPLRGDLYDRPRQIVCFEHGKPAETKWEVIERNQETTKVYLHPKTGRTHQLRVHCSHEEGLNMPIVGDGLYGNKADRLHLHAERLALHHPVTKEWMEFQFDAEF
- a CDS encoding IucA/IucC family protein — translated: MEQIALHKYWSITNHKLVAKILSEFAYEQAFRFDFDLGRYSLSLINNTTYFFEGIENIWGQVVIDPTSICRYSDQESSTPLSAALLMRDLQPLLNMPDDAFAEHLEDLNTTLLGDCKLMLRKESMTARDLAFLPCEQQQTYFDGHPKFAFNKGRRGWGSDDLNIYAPEAECTFQLGWVAVHDSILQIATSDSVNWQQLLTGSVEERDLKEMDSIVSALNVDIDNYTYVPVHPWQWRKKLSLLFVQEMASKALIYIGEFGDQFLPQLSLRTLSNATRPNSYDIKLPLTIMNTSCYRGIPGRYILAGPTASDWMDSVFKSDDLLSYKQAEVLQEPASAYAAQADYRWLTDAPYRYQELLGVIWRESAASKLNDNESAILMAALMETDNQGKPLIAEYIERSGVSPQEWLGKMFDAVVIPYYHLLCKYGVSLIAHGQNVTLVLENALPKRILLKDFQGDMRLVESDYPEQASLAEGVKQVTVRLPEDLIIHDLQTGHFVTTLRFISPLVAQLGYSEAQFYQLLGDRLKAYMAEHPEYQHRFTKFDLFKPRILRIGLNLAKFRHSTDSSASRMLPDMDDMLDNPLVTAQLSKS
- a CDS encoding TonB-dependent receptor, which translates into the protein MNVKKGSFPLSTVALAVAAASTIFPAQAQQTTTEEKMVVVSSRTPKAISDIPGTVWYIDSAQIEQEFRGGKSLGEILSATIPSLDVSSGARTNYGQNLRGRKMLVMIDGVSLQSSRPISRHLDSIDPFNIDRIEVLSGATSIYGAGASGGVINIITKKADGEGLEFESYVGGSSGFNSGEDFDYKVGQSVSGGNDKVTARASVVYTETQGFFDADGDIVTPDISQGSLQFNQTVDFLTTVGVNISETKKLNLLAQYYDSQQDSPYGLYIVNNKFVDVRKGFYSDREHGTERMMLSASYVDDQFLGHQLIAEASYRKEDQTYTPYYQSSGQQITDVFSLKTALAKSFNKFNIVYGIDAYQDTLESNQALYDPTIANNSGNLVNQTYAEIGRYPGVEVGSVAGFVQAGYSITDAWSVEGGFRYQYMVNKIDDFVGYKQQGQIAKGNGTSADSVPGGETNYSVGLFNLGTIYHLNDESQIWTNFSQGFDLADPAKYYGQGDYTLVGDNWQLNDSINVNNSKMSGIKTNSVELGYRLDNGDLNLQTAAYYSHSDKAVKYNKQTLLIEELDDKKRVYGLEAMASYWVHDNVQLGASGHYVVSEVKGDDGWKDMTAGEASTSKATAWAGWYDSELALKLQSQTMFDYEDDSQNKLDGYTVFDLVGSYQLPVGSLGFGIQNLLNEDYTTIWGQRAQIVYSSHYDAAAYDYKGRGRTYTLNYQVKY
- a CDS encoding DUF805 domain-containing protein, translated to MKFYFLAWKRSLDFVGRSSREEYWMFILVHILVSVGCIVADMAMGMTTWFDTIYGILSFIPMLSAIARRLHDINKSGYWGLVFFIPAVGPFWLIYLLVKSTNVQNDQETLA
- a CDS encoding lysine N(6)-hydroxylase/L-ornithine N(5)-oxygenase family protein, whose amino-acid sequence is MEHVNNVRLDLAGVGVGPFNLSIAALLADKPQINAQFFEGRDSFVWHPGLLLDNTNMQTMFLKDLVTAVNPESPYSFMSYLVKNKKFYRFLSAELQCISRHEFSDYLAWAAHQLNNVQFATKVEHVEFTGSIFDVHTNQGIYQAKNLCIGTGKVPYIPDCAKPHIGERVFHAVEMGLRERDFTNKRVMIIGGGQSGADIFLNALQHKWGKPKSLDWVSRRANYQPLDEASFTNEFFAPDYVDAFVNLSPKVKQQEVANQKLTSDGITQKALLTIYQELYYRFDVLKEDKWVKLLPHRTLTHISEHDKAFKLMVSNALGECLEAHQADIVILATGFESPNPSCLSSIFPLLDMDEQNRYQMTPDFELKWEGQATNKIFAVNAGIHSHGIAEPQLSLMAWRSAKIINSLAGELLFDIDSGPGMIEWLSSSTLSELSSIK